In a genomic window of Streptomyces sp. NBC_01591:
- a CDS encoding IS1182 family transposase → MSMQPRPWPKVPELTAQVARAVAARGPYPLAMRVRDELGELFSDAEFAEAFEARGRPGWSPGQLALVTVLQFTENLTDRAAAHRVRYGMDLKYALGLELDDPGFDASVLSEFRTRLVEHGMEEKVLDLLLTALKDRGLVKAGGKQRTDSTRVLAAVRDLNRLELAGETLRAALEALACAAPDWLAEAVPVREWAERYGPRIHSWHPPASTSRREEMALAYGRDGFALLEAVHAPDAPAWLRELPAVQVLRTMWVQNYHRTVTEAGAEVKRRESKDLPPSRMRLASPYDTDARYGLKQGSWWTGYKVHISESCDETDDHDAPTGQATISGGDGTPPHLITSIATTDATVTDAEMTEPVHHKLAGRGLLPAEHFLDSGYASAELIVGMKKSFGVTLVTPVLLNSSPQARAGAGFDRNAFTIDWDKRQATCPRGDTSTWWSPATQRGTKAIVIKFDKETCRPCPVRDKCTRSKTGGRTLSLQPREVQEVLDHARLQQSDEQWRARYATRAGVEGTIHQAVAVTGMRRARYLGLQKTHLEHIFSAVALNLIRLDAWWNGHSLDRTRASHLARLDLSLAA, encoded by the coding sequence ATGTCGATGCAGCCGAGGCCGTGGCCGAAGGTGCCCGAGCTGACCGCGCAGGTGGCGCGGGCGGTGGCGGCACGGGGCCCGTACCCGTTGGCGATGCGGGTCCGTGACGAGCTGGGAGAGTTGTTCTCGGACGCCGAGTTCGCCGAGGCGTTCGAAGCCAGAGGACGGCCAGGCTGGTCACCGGGCCAGCTCGCGCTGGTGACGGTGTTGCAGTTCACCGAGAACCTCACTGACCGGGCGGCAGCACATCGGGTGCGGTACGGCATGGATCTGAAGTACGCGCTCGGCCTGGAGCTGGATGATCCCGGGTTCGACGCCTCGGTGCTGTCCGAGTTCCGCACGCGACTGGTCGAGCACGGGATGGAGGAGAAGGTGCTCGACCTGCTGCTGACCGCGCTCAAGGACCGGGGCCTGGTGAAGGCGGGAGGCAAGCAGCGTACTGACTCCACCCGCGTGCTGGCGGCGGTCCGTGATCTGAACAGGCTGGAGCTGGCCGGGGAGACGCTGCGGGCCGCGCTGGAGGCACTGGCCTGCGCGGCACCGGACTGGCTGGCCGAGGCGGTGCCCGTTCGGGAATGGGCCGAGCGCTACGGACCGCGGATTCACTCCTGGCATCCGCCGGCTTCTACGAGCAGGCGCGAGGAGATGGCCCTGGCATACGGCCGGGACGGGTTCGCGCTGCTGGAAGCGGTACATGCCCCTGATGCCCCGGCCTGGCTGCGCGAACTCCCGGCGGTGCAGGTCCTGCGCACGATGTGGGTGCAGAACTACCACCGCACTGTGACCGAGGCCGGGGCGGAGGTGAAGCGGCGGGAGAGCAAAGACCTCCCGCCCAGCAGAATGCGGCTGGCCTCTCCGTACGACACGGACGCGCGCTACGGCCTCAAGCAGGGCTCCTGGTGGACCGGCTACAAGGTTCACATCAGCGAGTCCTGCGACGAAACCGATGACCACGATGCGCCCACCGGCCAGGCGACGATCTCCGGAGGCGACGGAACGCCGCCGCACTTGATCACCAGCATCGCGACCACCGACGCCACAGTGACCGACGCGGAAATGACTGAACCGGTCCATCACAAGCTCGCCGGCCGTGGTCTTCTGCCCGCCGAGCACTTCCTCGATTCCGGTTATGCCTCCGCCGAGTTGATCGTGGGCATGAAGAAGAGCTTCGGGGTCACCCTGGTCACTCCGGTCCTGCTGAACAGCTCACCCCAGGCGCGTGCCGGCGCTGGGTTCGACCGCAACGCGTTCACCATCGACTGGGACAAGCGGCAGGCCACCTGCCCACGCGGGGACACCAGTACCTGGTGGAGCCCCGCGACCCAGCGCGGGACCAAGGCCATCGTCATCAAATTCGACAAGGAAACATGTCGCCCCTGCCCGGTGCGAGACAAGTGCACCCGCTCGAAGACCGGCGGTCGGACCCTCTCCCTGCAACCCCGCGAGGTGCAAGAAGTCCTCGACCATGCCCGCCTCCAGCAGTCCGACGAGCAGTGGCGAGCCAGGTACGCAACCCGCGCGGGCGTCGAGGGAACCATCCACCAGGCCGTCGCGGTCACCGGGATGAGACGTGCCCGCTACCTCGGCCTCCAGAAGACCCACCTGGAACACATTTTCTCCGCCGTTGCGCTCAACCTCATCCGCCTCGATGCCTGGTGGAACGGCCACTCGCTCGACCGCACCCGCGCCAGCCACCTTGCCCGCCTCGACCTCTCCCTCGCCGCGTGA
- a CDS encoding class I SAM-dependent methyltransferase, which yields MQSADRGQANDYDSFAATYSAENENSLVNAYYERPAMLALAGDVTGRRILDAGCGSGPLSSALRDRGAVVTGIDASAGMLALARRRLGDDVALHVVDLRDPLPFDDGTFDDVAASLVLHYLEDWGPTLAEFRRVLRPGGRLIASVSHPFTAYAHRDPRPDYHATTSYTFDWTLNGHSAPMELWRRPLHAMTDAFAGAGFRLCVISEPQPEPAARELFPDGFQDLSTNPNFLFFVVEVPPSATGSGS from the coding sequence ATGCAGTCTGCAGATCGGGGCCAGGCGAACGACTACGACAGCTTCGCCGCAACGTACTCAGCGGAGAACGAGAACAGCCTCGTAAACGCGTACTACGAGCGGCCCGCAATGTTGGCCCTGGCCGGAGACGTGACTGGCCGTCGGATCCTGGATGCTGGCTGCGGCTCAGGCCCCCTGTCCTCTGCACTACGCGACCGCGGTGCCGTCGTCACCGGCATCGACGCCAGCGCCGGGATGCTGGCGCTCGCGAGGCGGCGGCTCGGCGACGATGTAGCCCTCCACGTGGTCGACCTACGCGACCCTCTGCCGTTCGACGACGGAACGTTCGACGACGTGGCCGCGTCGCTGGTGCTGCACTACCTGGAAGACTGGGGGCCGACGCTGGCCGAGTTTCGGCGGGTACTCCGGCCCGGCGGCCGACTGATCGCGTCGGTGAGTCACCCTTTCACGGCCTACGCGCACCGGGATCCCCGACCCGACTACCACGCCACCACCAGCTATACCTTCGACTGGACTCTCAACGGACATTCCGCCCCGATGGAGTTGTGGCGCAGGCCGTTGCACGCGATGACCGATGCCTTCGCCGGCGCCGGCTTCCGTCTTTGCGTCATCAGCGAGCCGCAGCCCGAACCGGCCGCCCGCGAACTGTTCCCGGACGGCTTCCAGGACCTGTCGACCAACCCCAACTTCCTGTTTTTCGTGGTCGAGGTACCGCCGTCGGCCACCGGCTCAGGCAGCTAG
- a CDS encoding aminoglycoside phosphotransferase family protein — protein MTDTEIEITADLVRDLLQEQHPDLAGLAIREVAGGWGNQMWRLGDELAVRMQRMDPTPELQLKERRWLPVLAPRLPLPVPTPVRFGEPSERFPKHWTIMTWVPGEPLDHGSINRGAHAADTLAGFLRALHVEAPAEAPISSDFGAHPKKCTDGFDHFFHSVVPDDLADDVRAVWDDAVAAPEWEGPPLWVHGDLHPANVVVSDGTLSGIVDFGAMFAGDPAWDLAAAWVLLPAGCASRFFSVYAQADEGTIRRARGLAALKSLFLMLMGQNGDRGLPGGKPNWGPAGRAALDRVLRGGLIEARSDRASSDTHRRSCRDL, from the coding sequence ATGACCGACACCGAGATCGAGATCACCGCAGACCTGGTCCGCGACCTGTTGCAGGAGCAACATCCAGACCTTGCAGGGCTGGCCATCCGCGAGGTGGCGGGCGGCTGGGGCAACCAAATGTGGCGCCTCGGGGACGAGTTGGCCGTGCGCATGCAGCGCATGGACCCCACCCCGGAGCTCCAGCTCAAGGAGCGGCGGTGGCTACCCGTGCTGGCCCCGCGCCTGCCGCTCCCGGTGCCGACCCCGGTGCGGTTCGGCGAACCGTCCGAGCGCTTCCCCAAGCACTGGACCATCATGACGTGGGTTCCCGGCGAGCCGCTGGACCACGGCTCGATCAACCGCGGCGCCCACGCGGCCGACACACTGGCGGGCTTCCTCAGGGCGCTCCACGTGGAGGCGCCCGCCGAGGCGCCGATCAGCTCGGACTTCGGCGCTCACCCCAAGAAGTGCACGGACGGATTCGACCACTTCTTCCACTCCGTCGTCCCCGACGACCTCGCCGACGATGTCCGGGCCGTCTGGGACGACGCCGTCGCGGCGCCCGAGTGGGAGGGCCCGCCGCTCTGGGTGCACGGCGACCTTCATCCCGCGAACGTCGTCGTCTCGGACGGAACGCTCTCGGGCATCGTCGACTTCGGTGCCATGTTCGCTGGCGATCCGGCGTGGGACCTCGCGGCCGCATGGGTGCTCCTTCCCGCGGGCTGCGCCTCGCGGTTCTTCAGCGTGTACGCGCAGGCAGACGAGGGGACGATCCGGCGCGCCCGCGGGCTGGCCGCTCTGAAGAGCCTGTTCCTCATGCTCATGGGCCAGAACGGCGACCGGGGCCTTCCCGGCGGCAAGCCGAACTGGGGACCCGCAGGCCGGGCAGCACTCGATCGTGTTCTGAGAGGCGGTCTGATAGAGGCACGGAGCGACCGAGCCTCATCCGATACCCACCGCCGAAGTTGCCGCGATCTCTGA